Proteins from one Telopea speciosissima isolate NSW1024214 ecotype Mountain lineage chromosome 1, Tspe_v1, whole genome shotgun sequence genomic window:
- the LOC122651385 gene encoding glycine cleavage system H protein 2, mitochondrial-like produces the protein YSEGESRVTETLISSRLWAAKAASYLRLSVCHRGFASVVKDLKYADTHEWAKLEGTSTTIGITDHAQGHLGDVVFVELPEVGASVSQGNTFDAVESVKATSDVNSPVSGKVVEVNEELNNSPGFVNASQYENGWIIKVELSNTGELDFLMDSNGYSKFCEEEDATH, from the coding sequence TACTCTGAAGGGGAAAGTAGAGTAACAGAGACACTCATATCATCAAGGTTATGGGCTGCAAAGGCTGCTTCTTATCTCAGGCTCTCCGTTTGTCATAGAGGCTTTGCTTCTGTTGTCAAGGATCTAAAATATGCTGACACCCATGAGTGGGCCAAATTGGAAGGCACTTCTACTACCATTGGAATAACTGACCATGCACAGGGCCATTTAGGGGATGTTGTATTTGTTGAATTGCCTGAAGTTGGAGCCTCTGTCTCACAGGGAAACACCTTTGATGCAGTTGAAAGTGTAAAGGCCACCAGTGATGTTAACTCTCCTGTTTCAGGGAAAGTGGTTGAAGTCAACGAAGAGCTAAACAACTCTCCGGGTTTTGTTAATGCAAGCCAATATGAAAATGGATGGATTATCAAGGTGGAGCTGAGTAACACAGGTGAACTGGATTTCTTGATGGACTCCAATGGGTACTCAAAGttctgtgaagaagaagatgctaCCCATTGA